In Aegilops tauschii subsp. strangulata cultivar AL8/78 unplaced genomic scaffold, Aet v6.0 ptg000547l_obj, whole genome shotgun sequence, a single window of DNA contains:
- the LOC141031607 gene encoding transcription factor Y1-like — translation MGRAPCCEKVGLKRGRWTAKEDDTLAKYIAGHGEGSWRSLPKNAELLRCGKSCRLRWVNYLRDGVRRGNFSKEEDDLIVKLHATLGNRRSWTQPHIEEALWGYMKICIMTQTPATRQPNSISEKSRKGELGTAAPQKIIERTTCCSSSYATKPRQ, via the exons ATGGGGAGGGCGCCTTGCTGCGAGAAGGTGGGGCTGAAGCGAGGAAGGTGGACGGCGAAGGAGGATGACACTCTCGCAAAATACATTGCTGGGCACGGCGAGGGCTCATGGAGGTCTCTGCCCAAGAATGCGG AGCTACTGAGGTGTGGCAAGAGCTGCAGGCTACGGTGGGTCAACTACCTGAGGGACGGGGTGAGGAGGGGCAACTTCTCTAAGGAGGAAGACGATCTCATCGTCAAGCTCCATGCTACATTAGGCAACAG GCGATCATGGACTCAACCCCACATTGAAGAGGCCTTATGGGGCTATATGAAGATTTGCATCATGACTCAGACACCTGCAACTAGACAGCCCAACTCCATCTCTGAGAAGAGCCGCAAAGGAGAACTAGGCACGGCTGCGCCGCAGAAGATCATTGAAAGAACCACCTGCTGCTCGTCATCGTACGCTACCAAGCCCCGCCAGTAG